GTGTACGGCCCCCCGCACGGCACATCGCTGGCCACGTAGGGGAAATCGGCTTCAAGCACTGTTCCCGGACTCACGAGCATGTCGTGGGCCCACCAGCCGCCGTTGCACCCCCAACCCTTGGTGTTGCAGGAGACTAAGTACTGCTCGGAGAGGTCGGTGAGCAGGGACTGTTTTATCAGCAGTACGGATTCAAGAGAGGCGATGGTACCAAAGGCCCAGCAGCTGCCGCAGCCATCCTGGTCGCGCACCGGGCTGACGCCGTTATGCTGCCGCCAGTCCCAGGAAGAAGGGAGGGCGACGCGTTCCTCAACGGCGCGCAAGGGCGCGGGCCGCACCGCGGTCAGGGAGCGCTGTCGGGCCGTCTTGCGCCAATCGGGTGCTTCACGTAACCCACAGAGTTGGTCCAGGGTAAAGCTCAGTGCAGGGTTGGCGCCCACGGTGAAGGAGTAACGGCCGGTGGCCAGCTCCGTCTGCAGGCGCTGGAGCTGTGCTTCGATCTGCGCCTGGGTCAGCTGCTGGGCAAGGAGGGCGCTGCACGTCAGCAGCAGGGCAAAGAGCACAAAGAGGGTGCGTCGCATGGTTCCACCTCCACTACTTGAGCTGCGAAGCAACAGATCCGGCCCTCTACCTGGGGGCGCCGAGGCCTCCATGGTACAGGCTAAAGGCGCTTCCCGCGGCCGGCCTGGTCACTTGACCACGATGCGCACGGTGAAGGTATCGGCTGGCGCCTCTTTCTCCCATGGCCGCCGGTACACCAGGCGCAGGGTCGCCACTCCATTCTTCACTGCCTTGAAGCGGAAGGTAAAAGTGCCCGGTGCTCCCATGAGATTAGAGCGGGGCACGTACTCTACCTCTTTCGCCTGCGCAATGGTGGCAGAGTCTACTTCGGCTACCTCCCAGGTGAATCCGGTGGTCGGGTTTCCCTCCAAAGCGAGGGTGATTTCCTGGCCCTGGCGCAGGCGCACTTCTCTGCCATGGTCGGCCTTGGTGAGCAGCGTTCGTTCCCCCTGGCTGTTGCACCTGCCAAGGGCAACAGCTATGATGAGAATGGCACACAGGCGCATGGTGCGCTCCTTTTTCCAAGGGCTGCCCGATTGATTATCGGCAGGCACTGGGGCCTCCGCCCTGCCTCAAACATCTTTACAGGTGCCATTGCCAGGCCGTCTGCGGCTGGCAACTTGGGGTGATGGCCTTGGCCGGCGGTACTTG
The sequence above is a segment of the Calditrichota bacterium genome. Coding sequences within it:
- a CDS encoding protease inhibitor I42 family protein encodes the protein MRLCAILIIAVALGRCNSQGERTLLTKADHGREVRLRQGQEITLALEGNPTTGFTWEVAEVDSATIAQAKEVEYVPRSNLMGAPGTFTFRFKAVKNGVATLRLVYRRPWEKEAPADTFTVRIVVK